Proteins co-encoded in one Klebsiella michiganensis genomic window:
- a CDS encoding GTPase HflX (involved in modulation of proteins HflK and HflC; part of the hflA locus (high frequency of lysogenization) which governs the lysis-lysogeny decision of bacteriophage lambda by controlling stability of the phage cII protein), whose translation MFDRYDAGEQAVLVHIYFSQDKDMEDLAEFESLVSSAGVEALQVVTGSRKSPHPKYFVGEGKAVEIAEAVKATGASVVLFDHALSPAQERNLEALCQCRVIDRTGLILDIFAQRARTHEGKLQVELAQLRHLATRLVRGWTHLERQKGGIGLRGPGETQLETDRRLLRNRIMLILSRLERVEKQREQGRRSRNKADVPTISLVGYTNAGKSTLFNRITAADVYAADQLFATLDPTLRRIDVADVGETVLADTVGFIRHLPHDLVAAFKATLQETRQATLLLHVIDAADFRMQENIAAVDTVLEEIEANEIPALLVMNKIDALDEFEPRIDRNDENVPIRVWLSAQTGAGVPLLFQALTERLSGEIAQHTLRLPPQAGRLRSRFYQLQAIEKEWTEEDGCVGLEVRMPIVDWRRLCKQEPALADYIV comes from the coding sequence TTGTTTGACCGTTATGATGCCGGTGAGCAGGCGGTACTGGTTCACATCTATTTTTCGCAAGACAAAGACATGGAAGACCTGGCGGAGTTTGAATCCCTGGTCTCTTCAGCCGGTGTCGAAGCACTGCAGGTGGTAACCGGTAGCCGCAAATCCCCGCACCCAAAGTATTTCGTTGGTGAAGGCAAAGCCGTTGAGATTGCCGAGGCCGTTAAGGCCACTGGGGCGTCGGTTGTGCTGTTTGATCATGCGTTATCCCCCGCCCAGGAACGTAACCTGGAAGCCCTGTGCCAGTGCCGTGTTATTGACCGCACCGGGTTAATTTTAGATATTTTTGCCCAGCGTGCACGTACCCATGAGGGTAAGTTGCAGGTTGAGCTAGCCCAGCTTCGCCATTTGGCTACGCGCCTGGTACGCGGCTGGACCCACCTTGAGCGCCAGAAAGGCGGGATCGGTTTACGCGGTCCAGGGGAAACCCAACTCGAGACTGACCGTCGCTTGCTGCGCAACCGTATTATGCTGATCCTCTCGCGTTTAGAACGTGTAGAAAAACAGCGCGAGCAGGGGCGACGTTCACGTAATAAAGCAGATGTGCCGACGATTTCATTGGTGGGCTACACCAACGCCGGTAAATCCACGCTATTTAATAGAATTACCGCGGCCGATGTTTATGCCGCGGATCAGCTATTTGCCACGCTCGATCCTACATTGCGACGTATTGACGTCGCCGATGTGGGCGAAACCGTGTTGGCGGATACTGTCGGTTTTATTCGCCACCTGCCGCATGACCTGGTAGCCGCGTTTAAAGCCACTTTGCAGGAGACTCGTCAGGCCACGCTGTTGTTACACGTGATTGACGCAGCCGATTTCCGGATGCAGGAAAACATTGCCGCAGTCGATACCGTACTGGAAGAGATTGAGGCGAATGAAATCCCAGCGCTGTTGGTCATGAATAAAATCGATGCACTGGATGAGTTTGAACCGCGCATCGATCGTAACGATGAGAATGTGCCGATCCGCGTCTGGCTTTCCGCACAGACCGGTGCCGGTGTCCCACTGCTTTTCCAGGCTCTGACGGAGCGTTTGTCTGGTGAAATTGCGCAGCATACGCTGCGTTTACCCCCTCAGGCAGGGCGTTTACGGAGCCGTTTTTATCAGCTTCAGGCAATAGAAAAAGAGTGGACAGAGGAAGACGGCTGCGTGGGGCTAGAAGTCCGTATGCCTATCGTGGACTGGCGTCGCCTTTGTAAGCAAGAACCGGCACTCGCGGATTACATCGTTTAG